Proteins encoded together in one Deinococcus hopiensis KR-140 window:
- the secG gene encoding preprotein translocase subunit SecG: MILTLFIILFALVAVGLVFFVLLQTPKQAGLTASMASGGSLLGGRGVEGGLVRITSVLGGLFMLLALLIGVIS; the protein is encoded by the coding sequence ATGATCCTGACGCTGTTTATCATTTTGTTCGCCCTGGTGGCCGTGGGCCTTGTCTTTTTCGTGCTGCTGCAGACGCCCAAGCAGGCGGGCCTGACGGCCAGCATGGCCTCTGGCGGCTCGCTCCTCGGAGGGCGTGGCGTGGAGGGCGGCCTGGTGCGCATCACCAGCGTGCTGGGCGGTCTGTTTATGCTGCTTGCGCTCTTGATCGGTGTAATTTCGTAG
- a CDS encoding MraY family glycosyltransferase: MESLKALAAQFGIADPFGRGFFSVLLTFLAAWLFTWRFIPSVREFAIKVGWADQPNERRLNKEPLPNAGGLAIFAGFLVSVVVAWTLRPIVIEQVNIQVLAILLGAAVLVLTGFIDDQYELSPLFRLVVQALAAVLLLVNGLHIDFNAIPFLPTLPHALSVPLSVVLTILWVVGLTNAVNLLDGVDGVVGGVAFVASAVLLVTAAQFPDRAAAVVLLAGLAGAALGYLRHNFNPSRIIMGDAGSNLFGYTLAAVSLLGTLKFSAGASLLVPLLIMALPILDTTQVVIGRLARGIRNPLGHPDKTHIHHRVLARTSSPRRTAVILWGIALLCGVIGMVAQGVPLPAILGTVVAVLLCLWFVAYRRVRALGREVRVSPGGQGSEA, translated from the coding sequence ATGGAGTCCCTGAAGGCCCTTGCGGCGCAATTTGGTATCGCTGACCCCTTTGGACGGGGGTTTTTCAGCGTTCTGCTCACGTTCCTGGCCGCTTGGCTGTTTACCTGGCGGTTTATTCCATCCGTCCGGGAGTTTGCCATCAAGGTGGGGTGGGCGGACCAGCCCAACGAGCGCCGATTGAACAAAGAACCGCTGCCCAATGCCGGGGGGCTCGCGATCTTTGCCGGATTCCTCGTCAGTGTGGTGGTGGCCTGGACGCTGCGGCCCATCGTTATCGAGCAGGTGAATATTCAGGTGCTCGCAATCTTGCTGGGCGCGGCGGTGCTGGTACTGACGGGCTTTATCGACGACCAGTACGAACTCTCGCCGCTGTTTCGCCTCGTGGTGCAGGCGTTGGCGGCGGTGCTGCTGCTGGTCAACGGCCTGCACATCGACTTCAATGCCATTCCCTTTCTGCCCACGCTGCCGCATGCCCTCAGCGTGCCGCTGTCGGTGGTCCTGACCATCCTGTGGGTGGTGGGCCTGACAAACGCGGTCAACCTGCTTGACGGCGTGGACGGCGTGGTGGGGGGCGTGGCTTTCGTCGCCTCCGCCGTCTTGCTCGTGACGGCCGCCCAGTTCCCGGACCGGGCCGCCGCCGTCGTGCTGCTCGCAGGGCTGGCAGGCGCGGCGCTGGGCTACCTGAGGCACAACTTCAACCCCAGCCGCATCATCATGGGCGACGCAGGCTCGAATTTGTTCGGCTACACGCTGGCCGCCGTCAGCTTACTGGGCACGCTCAAATTCAGCGCGGGGGCCAGCCTGCTCGTGCCGCTGCTCATCATGGCGCTGCCCATTCTGGACACCACGCAGGTGGTCATCGGACGGCTGGCGCGCGGAATTCGCAATCCGCTGGGCCACCCGGACAAGACGCATATCCACCACCGTGTCCTCGCGCGCACCTCCTCGCCGCGGCGCACAGCGGTCATCCTGTGGGGCATTGCCCTGCTGTGCGGCGTGATTGGCATGGTGGCGCAGGGCGTGCCGCTGCCCGCCATCCTGGGTACTGTGGTGGCCGTGCTGCTGTGCCTGTGGTTCGTGGCCTACCGCCGGGTGCGGGCGCTGGGGCGCGAGGTGCGGGTGTCGCCGGGAGGGCAGGGAAGTGAAGCGTGA
- a CDS encoding protein-methionine-sulfoxide reductase heme-binding subunit MsrQ: MVVGGLLPALVLLLDARSGALGANPVQRAILQTGLLTLALLALSLACTPLRLLTSWTWPARVRKALGLLAFVYAALHFALYLFDHGFTPQVVLDDVLKRPFVTAGFAALVLLVPLAATSTRSAVKRLGFARWQRLHQLAYAAVALGALHYWWGVKKDHTGPLIAALIVAALFAVRLLWGRGRRRKKAKAGMRF; encoded by the coding sequence GTGGTGGTGGGCGGCCTGCTGCCCGCGCTCGTGCTGCTGCTCGACGCTCGGAGCGGCGCGCTCGGCGCCAACCCCGTCCAGCGGGCCATTCTCCAGACCGGGCTGCTGACCCTGGCCCTGCTCGCGTTGTCGCTCGCGTGTACGCCTCTGCGCCTGCTGACCAGCTGGACCTGGCCCGCGCGCGTCCGCAAGGCGCTGGGCCTGCTCGCCTTCGTCTATGCCGCGCTGCACTTTGCCCTGTACCTCTTTGACCACGGCTTCACCCCGCAGGTGGTCCTGGACGACGTGCTGAAGCGGCCCTTCGTGACCGCAGGCTTCGCGGCCCTCGTGCTGCTGGTCCCGCTGGCCGCGACGAGTACGCGGAGCGCAGTCAAGCGGCTGGGCTTCGCCCGCTGGCAGCGGCTGCATCAACTCGCCTACGCCGCCGTGGCCCTCGGCGCGCTGCACTACTGGTGGGGCGTGAAAAAGGACCATACCGGACCGCTGATCGCCGCGCTGATCGTGGCGGCCCTGTTCGCCGTGCGCCTGCTGTGGGGCCGGGGCCGGCGGAGAAAGAAAGCGAAAGCGGGGATGCGGTTCTAG
- a CDS encoding phosphotransferase — translation MTPGRAPTHRFPVLEARFGPLEPMDAGMQSRVYATPDGGAVVKVYRNHRGEHRQEAQNMRRAGLDAWVLDAVEADGVEALILRRFPGRPLRGGDIPAALPRLREILETLHGERQGQVDLRRLRERLKRFRSALAAYPLDDLFDAVELPLERGLLAQPAAFCHLDLWQDNILISPDGEVLVIDWTKAGWDDPLRDVALLKTGTLDLLSAEASLEAALTFLPDHAPTTLTRLRAYLAHTCLHDLYWFLMNEPYEFDHQRDLKVPRARHVLARLPG, via the coding sequence GTGACTCCGGGCCGAGCGCCAACCCACCGCTTTCCCGTGCTCGAAGCCCGCTTCGGCCCGCTGGAACCGATGGACGCGGGGATGCAGAGCCGGGTGTACGCCACCCCCGACGGTGGCGCTGTGGTCAAGGTCTACCGCAACCACCGGGGAGAGCACCGCCAGGAAGCCCAGAACATGCGCCGGGCTGGGCTGGACGCCTGGGTACTGGACGCGGTGGAGGCCGACGGCGTAGAAGCCCTGATCCTACGCCGCTTTCCGGGACGGCCCCTGCGCGGGGGTGACATTCCGGCGGCGCTGCCCCGCCTGCGCGAGATTCTGGAAACGCTCCACGGAGAGCGGCAGGGCCAGGTGGACCTGCGCCGATTGCGCGAACGCCTGAAGCGCTTTCGCAGTGCGCTGGCGGCCTATCCCCTCGACGACCTCTTCGATGCCGTGGAGCTGCCACTGGAGCGTGGCCTCCTTGCCCAGCCTGCTGCGTTTTGTCACCTGGACCTGTGGCAGGACAACATCCTGATCTCTCCAGACGGGGAAGTGCTGGTGATCGACTGGACGAAGGCGGGGTGGGACGATCCCCTACGTGACGTGGCGCTGCTCAAGACCGGCACCCTGGACCTGTTGAGCGCCGAGGCCAGCCTGGAGGCGGCCCTGACCTTCCTGCCGGACCACGCTCCCACGACCCTGACCCGGCTGCGCGCCTACCTGGCCCACACCTGCCTGCACGACCTGTACTGGTTTTTAATGAACGAGCCCTACGAGTTCGACCACCAGCGCGACTTGAAGGTGCCCCGGGCCCGGCACGTCCTGGCGCGGCTGCCGGGATAG
- the msrP gene encoding protein-methionine-sulfoxide reductase catalytic subunit MsrP: MTQTPPEQDTPTPPAPGASRRDFVKNAALFTGTVAALGGGLELLTRRPGAQAEAAPGELIAQARRPLGPYDTSEAVTPYAQATTYNNYYEFGLDKADPARNAGSLRTRPWTVLIDGEVRKPVRVDIDTLQSWFPLEDRIYRMRCVEGWSMVMPWLGFPLAALLRRIEPTGKAKYVQFTALNDPKQMPGQRDAVLDWPYVEGLRLDEAMHPLTLMAVGLQGRILPNQNGAPLRLVVPWKYGFKSIKAVVRITLTEKQPKTTWALASPTEYGFYANVNPSVPHPRWSQATERRIGELRRRPTLPFNGYADQVAHLYKGMDLRRFF; encoded by the coding sequence ATGACCCAGACGCCCCCCGAACAGGACACCCCCACGCCCCCCGCTCCCGGCGCCTCGCGCCGCGACTTCGTAAAAAACGCGGCCCTCTTTACCGGCACCGTGGCCGCGCTTGGTGGAGGTCTGGAACTGCTGACCCGCCGCCCCGGCGCCCAGGCGGAAGCCGCGCCGGGTGAGCTCATCGCCCAGGCCCGCCGCCCACTTGGTCCCTACGACACCTCGGAAGCGGTGACGCCCTACGCGCAGGCCACCACCTACAACAACTATTACGAGTTCGGCCTGGACAAGGCGGACCCGGCCCGCAACGCGGGAAGCCTGCGCACCCGCCCCTGGACCGTCCTTATTGACGGCGAGGTCCGCAAGCCCGTGCGGGTGGACATCGACACCCTGCAATCTTGGTTTCCCCTCGAAGACCGCATCTACCGTATGCGCTGCGTGGAGGGTTGGTCCATGGTGATGCCGTGGCTCGGCTTTCCGCTCGCCGCCTTGCTGCGCCGCATCGAGCCCACGGGCAAGGCCAAATACGTGCAGTTCACCGCGCTGAATGATCCCAAGCAGATGCCGGGGCAGCGCGACGCCGTACTCGACTGGCCCTACGTGGAGGGTCTGCGTCTGGACGAGGCGATGCATCCCCTCACCCTAATGGCTGTGGGGTTGCAGGGGCGCATCCTGCCCAACCAGAACGGCGCGCCGCTGCGGCTGGTCGTGCCCTGGAAGTACGGCTTCAAGAGCATCAAGGCTGTGGTGCGCATCACCCTGACTGAAAAGCAGCCCAAGACGACCTGGGCGCTCGCCTCGCCCACCGAATACGGCTTTTACGCCAACGTGAATCCGTCCGTTCCGCACCCGCGCTGGAGCCAAGCCACCGAGCGCCGCATCGGTGAGCTGCGCCGCCGTCCCACCCTGCCGTTCAACGGGTACGCCGATCAGGTGGCGCACCTGTACAAGGGCATGGACCTTCGGCGCTTTTTCTAG
- a CDS encoding DUF3208 domain-containing protein gives MSTTDEPSVSGTSVAGGRAAVRLLQGYLWHPAGEDVDLEHYLPHELDEAHVLWDAVQPPFAFFENGEPTAGQTFYQFTVLRVYDDKPRGEVLHAAAAEASQALGPLLDSTPAGVGWQLWEDLREL, from the coding sequence ATGAGCACCACTGACGAGCCCAGTGTCTCGGGAACCAGCGTCGCGGGAGGCCGCGCCGCCGTGCGCCTGCTTCAGGGCTACCTGTGGCACCCTGCAGGTGAGGACGTGGACCTGGAGCACTACCTGCCGCACGAACTCGACGAGGCGCACGTGCTGTGGGACGCGGTGCAGCCGCCCTTCGCCTTTTTCGAGAATGGCGAACCCACCGCCGGGCAAACCTTTTACCAGTTCACCGTCCTGCGCGTCTACGACGACAAGCCCCGCGGGGAGGTTCTGCACGCCGCCGCCGCGGAGGCCAGTCAGGCCCTCGGCCCCCTGCTCGACAGCACCCCCGCCGGCGTGGGCTGGCAGCTGTGGGAGGACCTGCGCGAGTTATGA
- the wecB gene encoding non-hydrolyzing UDP-N-acetylglucosamine 2-epimerase, translating into MSDAPPPALRRIVLAFGTRPEATKMAPVYAALAQQPGLTPLILSTGQQRQMLDEALAVFGLTPDEDLNVMTDRQTLADLTGRIVPQAGRRLREMGADMVLVHGDTTTSFCVALSAFYEGIAVGHVEAGLRSGNMREPFPEEANRRLTGVLTTLDFAPTPGSRANLLREGKAEGGIFVTGQTAVDAVREVAGRVALRPEWQARRDAGQRLVTVTMHRRENLPGMAAMAHALADVARTHPGCHFVYPVHLNPAVQEAVRPALGELPNFELTEPLDYANMAPLMAASALLATDSGGLQEEGAALGVPVAVLRNVTERPEGVEAGVLTLAGNDPGQMRTVLNSLLGDETRLEQMRQARNPYGDGQASGRIARAVAWHFGLAGRPENWS; encoded by the coding sequence ATGAGCGACGCTCCCCCTCCCGCCCTTAGGCGTATTGTCCTGGCCTTCGGTACCCGGCCTGAGGCCACCAAAATGGCCCCAGTGTACGCGGCCCTCGCGCAGCAGCCCGGCCTCACACCCCTGATCCTGTCCACCGGGCAGCAGCGGCAGATGCTCGACGAGGCTCTGGCCGTCTTTGGCCTGACTCCCGATGAGGACCTGAACGTGATGACCGACCGGCAGACGCTCGCGGACCTGACGGGCCGGATCGTTCCGCAGGCCGGGCGCAGGTTGCGCGAGATGGGCGCGGACATGGTGCTCGTCCATGGCGACACCACCACCTCCTTTTGCGTGGCGCTCTCAGCCTTCTACGAGGGGATTGCGGTGGGGCACGTGGAGGCGGGGCTACGCAGCGGCAACATGCGCGAGCCCTTCCCCGAGGAAGCCAACCGCCGCCTGACCGGCGTGTTGACCACCCTGGACTTCGCGCCCACTCCCGGCAGCCGCGCCAACCTGCTGCGTGAGGGCAAGGCCGAAGGGGGCATCTTCGTTACCGGACAGACCGCCGTGGACGCTGTGCGCGAGGTGGCGGGCCGCGTCGCCCTGCGCCCGGAGTGGCAGGCCAGACGGGACGCCGGGCAGCGGCTGGTGACGGTCACGATGCACCGCCGTGAGAATCTGCCCGGCATGGCCGCGATGGCGCATGCCCTGGCCGACGTGGCCCGCACCCACCCCGGCTGCCACTTCGTCTATCCCGTTCACCTTAACCCGGCCGTGCAGGAGGCGGTGCGCCCGGCACTGGGCGAGCTGCCCAATTTCGAGCTGACCGAGCCGCTGGACTATGCCAACATGGCCCCCCTGATGGCCGCCTCAGCGCTGCTCGCCACCGACAGCGGCGGTCTGCAGGAGGAAGGCGCGGCGCTGGGCGTCCCCGTGGCCGTGCTGCGTAACGTGACCGAGCGCCCGGAGGGTGTGGAAGCGGGCGTGCTGACCCTGGCGGGCAATGATCCGGGGCAGATGCGGACGGTCCTGAACAGCCTCCTGGGCGACGAGACCAGGCTGGAACAGATGCGCCAGGCCCGCAACCCTTACGGCGACGGCCAGGCTTCGGGCCGCATCGCGCGGGCGGTGGCCTGGCACTTTGGGCTGGCAGGGAGGCCGGAGAACTGGAGCTGA
- a CDS encoding MBL fold metallo-hydrolase, which translates to MSGDASTPGAGAVPVIDLLFQDVPSVIGVPVLDSGDGVALVDVGPGSTLPALEAGLAQLGASLADVRHVLLTHIHLDHAGAAGALLERVPQARLYVHARGAPHLVRPERLMASAGQIYGDQMERLWGEMRPVPADRLTVPEEGRTLRVGRLDVRPLPTPGHAVHHLAYHVGDDLFVGDVGGVRLDALQTPRAPTPPPDIDLPAWRGSVALLRGLDARTLYPTHFGAYPQEAAHWDGLLARLEEDAERVREGLERGEAPEELTERFTEVLMNELHAEAPELPERFGFASPPWMSVQGLTRYWRRTAVRGGQ; encoded by the coding sequence GTGAGTGGGGACGCCTCCACGCCCGGCGCTGGCGCGGTGCCCGTCATCGACCTGCTCTTTCAGGACGTTCCCAGCGTCATTGGTGTTCCCGTGCTCGACAGTGGCGACGGTGTGGCCCTGGTAGATGTGGGCCCGGGGTCCACGCTGCCCGCGCTGGAGGCGGGTCTTGCGCAGCTGGGAGCGTCTCTGGCCGATGTGCGGCACGTGCTGCTCACGCACATTCACCTCGACCACGCGGGTGCGGCGGGCGCGCTGCTGGAACGGGTGCCCCAAGCGCGGCTGTACGTTCACGCACGCGGAGCCCCGCACCTCGTCCGCCCCGAGCGCCTGATGGCGAGCGCTGGGCAGATCTACGGAGACCAGATGGAGCGGCTGTGGGGCGAGATGCGTCCCGTCCCAGCCGACCGCCTGACCGTGCCGGAGGAGGGCCGTACCCTGCGTGTGGGCCGCCTGGACGTCCGCCCGTTGCCCACCCCTGGTCACGCGGTGCATCACCTCGCCTACCACGTTGGTGACGACCTGTTCGTGGGCGATGTGGGCGGCGTCCGTCTGGACGCCCTGCAGACGCCCCGCGCCCCCACCCCACCCCCCGACATCGATCTGCCCGCGTGGCGGGGCAGCGTCGCCCTGCTGCGCGGTCTGGATGCCCGAACCCTCTATCCCACCCACTTCGGGGCCTATCCGCAGGAAGCGGCGCACTGGGACGGCCTACTGGCCCGGCTGGAAGAAGATGCCGAACGCGTCCGAGAGGGCCTGGAACGCGGCGAGGCCCCCGAAGAATTAACCGAGCGCTTCACCGAGGTCCTGATGAACGAACTGCACGCCGAAGCCCCCGAGCTGCCCGAACGTTTCGGGTTCGCCTCGCCCCCTTGGATGAGTGTGCAGGGCCTGACGCGCTACTGGCGGCGGACCGCCGTGCGGGGAGGACAGTGA
- a CDS encoding substrate-binding periplasmic protein produces the protein MTRIQPILLACTAALLTTLPAQARTLVQIKESGVLRVATPGDVPPFSMTVEGRNTGFEVELLNALAADLGVKVSYRTARIDQLTKLVQDDEVDLAVSALGITSTREKKTDFAAPSGCFGVSVISLDPNMNKHTDLAGKKVGVIAGSIMTSYVQKLPFQKQVNVYPSNNDVVIAIFSKAVDATIAYSVSEPIVKKLYPKAPVHFSPELWTVPVGMMLNEQDDSTRLALNASLRKLQQSGTYAQISQKYFGKDVRCKE, from the coding sequence ATGACGCGAATTCAACCGATTCTGCTGGCCTGCACGGCCGCGCTGCTGACCACTCTGCCCGCCCAGGCCCGCACCCTCGTCCAGATCAAGGAAAGCGGCGTGCTGCGCGTTGCCACGCCCGGCGACGTACCGCCCTTCTCAATGACCGTCGAGGGCCGCAACACGGGCTTTGAGGTGGAGCTGCTCAATGCCCTCGCCGCCGATCTCGGCGTCAAGGTATCGTACCGGACCGCCCGCATCGATCAGCTCACCAAGCTGGTGCAAGACGACGAGGTGGACCTGGCCGTCAGTGCCCTGGGCATCACGAGCACCCGCGAGAAAAAGACGGACTTCGCGGCCCCCAGCGGCTGCTTCGGCGTGTCGGTGATCTCGCTCGATCCCAACATGAACAAGCACACGGACCTGGCGGGCAAGAAGGTCGGCGTGATCGCCGGCTCGATCATGACCTCCTACGTGCAGAAATTGCCCTTTCAGAAGCAGGTCAACGTCTACCCCAGCAACAACGATGTGGTGATCGCCATCTTCTCCAAGGCGGTAGACGCCACCATCGCCTACAGCGTCTCCGAGCCCATCGTGAAAAAGCTCTACCCCAAAGCCCCAGTGCATTTCAGCCCCGAGTTGTGGACCGTCCCCGTGGGCATGATGCTCAACGAGCAGGACGACTCCACCCGCCTCGCCCTAAACGCCAGCCTGCGCAAGCTGCAGCAAAGCGGCACCTACGCGCAGATCAGCCAGAAATACTTCGGCAAGGACGTGCGCTGCAAAGAGTAA
- a CDS encoding diacylglycerol/lipid kinase family protein, which produces MTASLPVLPLAVVLNPGAGRGLAGRSWPRLEAELRRRGLDFELIHEEEGGTALQRVQALPDHATVLAVGGDGTVGALLPALVNTGRLLAVIPVGTGNDFAGMLGRKPGDFMGVLDHLGTPPRLVDALRATILAGEGAGTSRLLLNGLGMGFDARVAALTAQAPGRLSGFGRYAWAALKALRELRLTRVTAEVDGRVLYSGPSCLAAVMNGTRYGGGFQISPASDVGDGRLNALVSGPVSRPQLLALMARVLRGRHLGHPLVSHAAGQTVTLSWTRPTPLHLDGDVAGEVTAVRVEVVPGAVQSLR; this is translated from the coding sequence GTGACTGCGTCCCTTCCTGTGCTGCCCCTCGCCGTCGTTCTCAACCCGGGCGCTGGGCGGGGCCTCGCTGGACGAAGCTGGCCCAGATTGGAAGCCGAGCTGCGCAGGCGAGGCCTGGACTTCGAGCTGATCCACGAGGAGGAGGGTGGGACCGCGCTCCAGCGGGTCCAGGCCCTCCCTGACCACGCAACCGTGCTGGCCGTGGGCGGAGACGGCACGGTGGGCGCGCTGCTGCCCGCCCTGGTGAACACGGGCCGCTTGCTGGCCGTGATCCCCGTCGGGACGGGCAACGACTTCGCCGGAATGCTGGGCCGGAAACCGGGCGATTTCATGGGCGTGCTCGACCACCTGGGCACGCCGCCGCGTCTGGTGGACGCCCTGCGGGCCACCATCCTCGCGGGGGAAGGGGCGGGCACTTCCCGGCTGCTGCTCAATGGGCTGGGCATGGGCTTTGATGCGCGGGTGGCGGCGTTGACGGCGCAAGCTCCGGGACGGCTTTCCGGCTTCGGGCGCTACGCGTGGGCTGCGTTGAAGGCCCTGCGGGAGTTGCGCCTCACCCGCGTCACCGCCGAGGTGGACGGACGCGTGCTGTACAGCGGCCCCAGCTGCCTTGCCGCCGTGATGAACGGCACCCGCTACGGCGGCGGCTTTCAGATCAGTCCCGCGTCCGATGTGGGCGATGGCCGGCTCAACGCCCTGGTGAGCGGCCCGGTCTCCCGTCCCCAGCTGCTTGCCCTGATGGCGCGGGTGCTGCGAGGCCGTCATCTGGGGCATCCCCTCGTCTCTCACGCGGCAGGCCAGACCGTAACGCTCAGCTGGACGCGCCCGACGCCTCTGCACCTCGACGGCGACGTGGCGGGCGAGGTCACGGCGGTGCGGGTGGAGGTGGTGCCGGGGGCGGTGCAGTCGCTGCGGTAA
- the upp gene encoding uracil phosphoribosyltransferase: MLLVVSHPLVQHKLSLMRDVTTGVKEFRELAAEVSMLLAYEAMRDLDVTPTRLQTPLQEGEFPMLSGKKLALVAILRAGLIMTDAIVNLVPAAKVGHIGMYRDPGTLQPVAYYNKLPADIAERRVFLTDPMLATGGSASAAIAALKVAGAQSIRLMSILAAPEGIAVIERDHPDVEIVVAAVDERLNDHGYIVPGLGDAGDRIYGTK, translated from the coding sequence ATGCTCCTCGTCGTCTCCCACCCCCTCGTTCAGCACAAACTCTCCCTGATGCGCGACGTGACCACTGGCGTCAAGGAGTTCCGCGAACTGGCCGCCGAGGTGTCGATGCTGCTCGCCTATGAGGCCATGCGCGACCTGGACGTGACGCCCACGCGCTTGCAGACGCCGCTGCAGGAGGGTGAGTTTCCCATGCTGAGTGGCAAGAAGCTCGCGCTCGTCGCCATCCTGCGCGCGGGGCTGATCATGACCGACGCCATCGTGAATCTCGTGCCCGCCGCCAAGGTGGGGCATATCGGGATGTACCGCGATCCGGGAACGTTGCAGCCCGTCGCGTACTACAACAAGCTGCCCGCCGATATCGCCGAGCGCCGCGTCTTTCTGACCGATCCGATGCTCGCCACCGGGGGCAGCGCTTCGGCGGCCATCGCGGCCTTGAAGGTGGCGGGCGCGCAGAGCATCCGCCTGATGTCCATCCTCGCTGCGCCTGAGGGCATCGCTGTCATTGAGCGCGATCACCCCGACGTTGAAATTGTGGTCGCCGCTGTGGACGAGCGTCTCAATGACCACGGGTACATCGTGCCGGGGCTGGGGGACGCAGGAGACAGGATTTACGGCACGAAGTAA
- the purD gene encoding phosphoribosylamine--glycine ligase: protein MRVLVVGSGGREHAIVDACARAGHEVLCTPGNPGIAGQARILAGPQDAASVADLAVREGADLVIVGPEVYLAAGLVDACRERGIPAFGPTRAAARLEGDKAWSKAFMGRHGIPTAAHRSFGGLEEALAYAADQPLPLVVKDAGLRAGKGVTIAHTHGEAVAALRDIFTQEASQAVVEEFMIGQEVTVLALTDGAHYALTPPSQDHKTIFEGDTGPMTGGMGVICPFPLDAGELERVRREIIEPTLAGMRAEGQPFTGVLYAGLMLTPSGPKVVEFNARFGDPEAEAVLPLLESDLAQHALAAARGNLDPQEVRFADGASAVVILAAPGYPGEPRKGIPLTLPETGAGEVIYHAGTAEQEGQLVSNGGRVLAVTATAPTLNAALGRAYALADRVEFEGAQLRRDLGGRIGASPEPQPV from the coding sequence ATGCGCGTGCTCGTGGTGGGCAGCGGTGGCCGCGAACACGCCATCGTGGACGCCTGCGCGCGGGCCGGGCACGAGGTGCTGTGCACGCCGGGCAACCCCGGCATCGCGGGCCAGGCCCGTATTCTCGCGGGGCCCCAGGATGCCGCCTCGGTGGCAGACCTCGCGGTGCGGGAGGGCGCGGACCTCGTGATCGTCGGTCCGGAAGTGTATCTCGCCGCCGGGCTCGTAGACGCTTGCCGGGAGCGGGGTATTCCCGCCTTCGGTCCCACCCGCGCCGCCGCCCGTCTGGAAGGCGACAAGGCGTGGAGCAAGGCGTTTATGGGAAGGCACGGCATTCCCACCGCTGCGCACCGCAGCTTCGGCGGTTTGGAGGAGGCCCTGGCCTACGCCGCTGACCAGCCCCTCCCCCTGGTGGTCAAGGACGCGGGTCTGCGTGCGGGCAAGGGCGTGACCATCGCCCACACCCACGGGGAAGCGGTAGCGGCCCTGCGCGACATCTTCACCCAGGAGGCATCCCAGGCGGTTGTCGAAGAGTTCATGATCGGCCAGGAGGTCACGGTCCTGGCCCTTACTGACGGCGCGCACTACGCCCTGACTCCACCCAGTCAGGACCACAAGACCATCTTCGAGGGCGATACCGGCCCCATGACGGGCGGAATGGGCGTGATCTGCCCCTTTCCGCTGGACGCGGGTGAGCTGGAACGGGTTCGGCGCGAAATCATCGAGCCCACCCTGGCAGGGATGCGCGCCGAGGGCCAGCCCTTTACCGGGGTGCTGTACGCGGGCCTGATGCTCACCCCGTCCGGACCGAAGGTGGTGGAATTCAACGCCCGCTTTGGTGACCCCGAGGCCGAGGCCGTGCTGCCCCTGCTGGAATCGGACCTCGCGCAGCACGCGCTCGCTGCAGCCCGTGGAAACCTGGACCCGCAGGAGGTGCGCTTTGCAGACGGTGCCAGCGCCGTCGTGATTCTCGCCGCTCCCGGTTATCCGGGCGAACCCCGGAAGGGCATTCCCCTGACCCTGCCCGAGACGGGCGCAGGTGAGGTGATCTACCACGCGGGCACAGCCGAGCAGGAGGGCCAGCTCGTCAGCAATGGGGGGCGGGTACTGGCCGTCACCGCCACTGCTCCCACCCTGAATGCCGCGCTGGGGCGCGCCTACGCACTGGCGGACCGGGTCGAATTTGAGGGAGCCCAGCTTCGACGCGACCTGGGCGGCCGCATCGGGGCCTCGCCGGAGCCGCAGCCCGTTTGA
- a CDS encoding RNHCP domain-containing protein, which translates to MTARRFTVQGTNNAFTCANCGLEVRPLQNGSVRNHCPGCLHSLHVDVQPGDRASDCHGVMTPVGVEQSGKKGWIILHRCRKCGFTGRNKAALDDPAQPDDWNALVRLSSRSER; encoded by the coding sequence ATGACGGCCCGCCGCTTCACGGTGCAGGGCACCAACAATGCCTTCACCTGCGCGAATTGCGGCCTGGAGGTGCGGCCCCTGCAAAACGGCTCGGTCCGCAACCACTGTCCCGGTTGCCTGCATTCGCTGCATGTGGACGTGCAGCCCGGCGACCGCGCGAGCGACTGCCACGGCGTGATGACGCCTGTGGGCGTGGAGCAGAGCGGCAAGAAGGGCTGGATCATCCTGCACCGCTGCCGCAAGTGCGGCTTCACCGGCCGCAACAAGGCCGCCCTTGATGACCCGGCCCAGCCCGACGACTGGAACGCGCTTGTGCGCCTGAGCAGCCGGAGCGAGCGGTAA